A genomic window from Quercus lobata isolate SW786 chromosome 10, ValleyOak3.0 Primary Assembly, whole genome shotgun sequence includes:
- the LOC115965796 gene encoding surfeit locus protein 1 produces the protein MAISRKLCELSRNGGTLKRKWVPLPTQPHKLSSCFCSSSSSSSSSTISSIPETQSQDHGNESSRSRLSKWLLFLPGAFTFGLGTWQILRRQDKIKMLEYRQNRLEMEPLMLNNVSPSNGKLDSLEFRRVRCKGVFDEKRSVYVGPRSRSISGVTENGYYVITPLLPIPNNTESMQSPILVNRGWVPRSWKEKSLEDLQSSELPSSTATPSVKDSESSSWWRIWSKKPKNIEVNAPAVIPSEVVGVVRGSEKPSIFVPANDPSSCQWFYVDVPALARAAGLPENTIYIEDINENINPSNPYPIPKDANTLIRSSVMPQDHLNYTFTWYSLSAAVTFMAYKRLRPKKSRR, from the exons ATGGCCATTTCCAGAAAGCTTTGTGAGCTCAGTAGAAATGGTGGAACCCTTAAGAGGAAGTGGGTCCCACTACCAACACAGCCTCACAAACTATCTTCTTGCTtctgtagtagtagtagtagtagtagtagctCCACCATTTCGTCCATACCTGAAACCCAATCCCAAGATCACg GGAATGAGAGTTCTAGGTCCAGATTGTCTAAATGGTTGCTATTCCTTCCTGGAGCTTTCACTTTTGGCCTTGGCACTTGGCAGATTTTAAGAAGGCAGGACAAG ATAAAAATGTTGGAATATAGACAGAATAGATTGGAAATGGAACCTCTGATGCTTAACAATGTATCTCCATCAAATGGAAAATTGGATTCTCTGGAGTTCAGGAGGGTAAGATGCAAAGGAGTTTTTGATGAGAAAAGATCAGTCTATGTGGGCCCACGTTCAAGAAGCATTTCAGGAGTGACTGAAAACGGCTACTATGTAATCACACCCCTTTTGCCCATCCCCAACAACACTGAGAG CATGCAGTCGCCAATTTTGGTTAACAGAGGATGGGTTCCTCGTAGTTGGAAAGAAAAGTCTTTGGAAGATTTACAATCCAGCGAACTTCCTTCCAGTACAGCAACCCCATCTGTCAAAGATAGCGAAAGCAGCTCTTGGTGGAGGATTTGGTCTAAGAAGCCCAAAAATATTGAG GTCAATGCCCCTGCTGTCATTCCTTCAGAAGTTGTTGGAGTAGTTCGTGGGAGTGAGAAGCCTAGCATATTTGTTCCAGCAAATGATCCAAGCTCCTGTCAGTGGTTCTATGTTGATGTTCCTGCATTGGCTCGTGCTGCTGGACTTCCTGAGAATACTATCTACATTGAAGACATAAACGAAAATATCAATCCAAGTAACCCATACCCGATTCCAAAAGATGCTAATACCTTGATTCGCAGCTCAGTAATGCCACAGGACCATCTTAATTATACGTTCACATG GTACTCTCTATCTGCTGCTGTCACGTTTATGGCTTACAAAAGATTAAGGCCCAAAAAGAGTCGGAGATAG